GGGGTCCTGGCTGATTACCAGCTGCTCTTTTGCACGCCGGGCAGCTCGCCCGCGTGCGCCATCTCGCGCAGGCAGATCCTGCACAGGCCGAACTTGCGGAAGACCGCGCGCGGCCGGCCGCACCTGTTGCAACGGGTGTAGCCGCGCACCGCGAACTTCGGCTTGCGTGCGGCCTTGTTGACCAGTGCCTTCTTTGCCATGTGCTCAGTTCTCCTTGAAGGGAAAGCCGAGGGCCCGCAGCAGCGCTCGTCCTTCTTCGTCGGTCGTCGCCGAGGTGACGACGTTGATGTCCATGCCGCGGACCCGGTCGATCTTGTCCACGTCGATCTCGTGGAACACCGACTGCTCGGCCAGTCCGAAGGTGTAGTTGCCGACACCGTCGAACTGCTTGGGCGAAAGGCCGCGGAAGTCGCGGATACGGGGCAGCGCGATCGAGGTGAGACGGTCGAGGAACTCCCACATCCGGTCCCCGCGCAGGGTGACCCGGGCTCCGATCGGCATGCCCTCACGCAGCTTGAACTGCGCGATGGACTTGCGGGCGCGACGGATCTCGGGCCGCTGCCCGGTGATCAGCGCCAAGTCGCTGACGGCGCCGTTGATCAACTTCGCGTCCCGGGCGGCGTCGCCGACACCCATGTTGACGACGACCTTGGTCACCGTCGGGATCTGCATGACGTTGCCGTAGCCGAATTCCTTGTGCAACGCATCGCGAATCTCGTTGCGGTAGCGCTCTTTCAGGCGCGGCTGCACCTTTTCTGCAGTGGTCATGTCAGATGTCCTTGCCGTTGCGCTTGGAGATGCGGACGCGCTTGCCGGTCTCCTCGTCCACCCGGTAGCCGACGCGGGTCGGCTTGCCGTCCGAGTCGACCACCATCACGTTGGAGGCGTCGATCGGGGCTTCCTGGGTGACGATTCCGCCCGACTGGGCGCCACGCTGGTTGGTCGAAACCGCGGTGTGTTTCTTGATGGCGTTGACGCCCTCGACCAGCACCCGGTTGCGCTCGGGGTAGACCTTGAGCACCTTGCCTTTGGCGCCCTTGTCCTTACCCGCGATCACCAGGACGGTGTCGTCCTTTTTGACCTTCATCTACAAAACCTCCGGAGCCAGCGAGATGATCTTCATGAACCGCTTCTCGCGCAGTTCGCGGCCGACGGGCCCGAAGATGCGCGTCCCGCGTGGGTCGTTGTCGGGCTTGATGATCACCGCGGCGTTCTCGTCGAATTTGATGTAGCTGCCGTCGGGACGCCTGCGCTCCTTGACCGTGCGCACCACGACGGCCTTGACGACATCCCCACGCTTGACGTTGCCGCCGGGAATGGCGTCCTTGACGGTGGCGACGATGACATCGCCGATGCCGGCGTAGCGTCGCGACGAACCGCCGAGCACACGGATGCACAAGATCTCCTTGGCGCCGGTGTTGTCGGCGACCTTCAGCCGCGATTCCTGCTGAATCACTCGATCTCCTGACCTGGTTGCGTGTGCACGGCAGGAGAACCCACTGGGTGAGCATTCGGCGGGCATGGCCCACCAAAAACCTGACGTGCGCGGTCTTTGTCACCGAAGGGCACGCGGGGCCGATTCGCACCGGCCGAGGTCTGCCCAAGGCAACCCCTAGAGTCTAGGGGACGACCAGCTCAGAGCCAAATTCTGCTTTGACGGCATCGAGATGGGGAAATTCTGCACCTAAAACGGCGGCGGATCGTCGTCGGGGCCGTAGACGGCGGGCCACGAGCAGGTCGCCGACGGGGCCCGCCGTGCGAGCCGGGCGTCGCGGTTGTGCTTGCGTTCTGTGGCGACGCGGGTGGCGCGGTCTTGGGTGCGGGTGCGGCGGCGTTGGGGCATCATCGCGGTGCGCGCGGTGCAGTAGTTCGGGGGTGGGTCGGCTTCGGGGGCCGGGATGGCGCCGGTGGCCGCGCACAGGCTGGGGAATAGCAGTGCGCTGCCCGGGGTGGTGACATAGGTGCACCCGGCCGGGGAGGTCAAGATCAGCGTGCCATCGGCCAGTTGCTTTTCGCGCCAGCCCCAAAACGTTTTCACCAAATGATGCGTACGGCACAGCGCCTTGAGGTTGGCGGCATGGGTGGGCCCGCCCTCGGCATACGGGATGGTGTGGTCGAGGTCGCAGGCGGTGGCCGGGCGATCACAGCCCGGCCAGCGACACGTCAGATCCCGACACCGCACAAACGCGGCCAGCCCGGTCGAGGGCACATAGCCGGGCTCAGGGGGCGCATCCCCGGGATGGATCAGCGGCACCAGTTTGGCTGAGGCCGCCAACTCGGCGAGCAGTTCGGGCGGGATCAACCCCTCGGCACCGATCTCGGCGGCCGGCACGGATCCGCAGCCGTTGAGGCTGGCCTGCTCGGCGATCACATGGATCACCACCGGGCTTGCGCCCCGGCCCCCGGCCGCGCACTCCGCACGCCCGCACCGGCACCCCAACCGCTCGGCGTCAGCGGCCAAGGCCCCCAACGCATCCGCGCGACGCTGTTCACGGATCCGCGGGTCGCGGGCACACACCGTGGCCGCCAACGCCTCCAGGCGCTTGTCCAGCGCGTGGGCATCGGGGCTGGCCAGCGTGCCCTCCACATGCGCCAACCCATCCCCCATGTCGGCGAACCACACCTGCCGGCCGTCCGCGTGTTCCTGGCGCCGGCGCACCGCATCGGCATCGGCGTGGGCCACCACCTTGTCCACCTGCGCGGCCAACCGGCCCTGACTCAGCGACGGCCACCGGCCCACATTGCTCGCCAACACCGCGTCCACCGACGCCAGTACATCCGGGTCCACGATCAAATCCGTGCGGAACACGATGGTCTGAAACATCCGGTAATCAATATCCCCGGCCGCAAAGACCGCCCCCACCTTCGGCAACCGCTCGCGCAGCGCCCGCGCGTAGCGCACCCGGCTCGCCGCCAACCCTTGGCCGACCCGCAACTCGGCAGCCACCTCGGCGGCCACCGCCGCCTCGGTATCGATCGCCCAGTCCTCGGTCTCCGCACAACGCGACAGCCGGTAGGCAAACAACTCCCCGACCGCCACCAACTGCGCCGCGGCCGCCCGATTCTCCACCCGCGCCACCATCCCGACGTGCACCAGCAGCGCCGCCGACTCCGCCGTCACCGACGGATGACAACGCTCGATGAGCTCCTCCAGCGCCGCGATCCCCGCAAGACGCCCCGCCTCATCGAACATACGTTCGACTATGCCACACGGGACCGACAACCCGCCCGCCTAGCGCGAACGCGAATCCGCCACGCAGCGAAACCCGATGTGAGTGGTCGCGGAGTCCTGCGATTGCGGGGACCGGGCCGCCGGCCGATATCGGTGGCAGTACTCCGGCGCGCACAGGTGGCTGCCGCCCTTCAACGTCTGACTGACGGCCGGATCGGCCGGGCCCGACGGGGCACAGCAGGCCTTGGGCGGCGAATCGAGCCGGTGATGCGCGGAGAACTCGGTCGCGGTCCACTCCCAGACGTTGCCGATCATGTCGACGAGGCCGAACGCATTGGGCGCGAACGTGCCCACCGGCGAGGTCCCCACCCAGCCGAGCGCCCCGTCATTGCGGTAGGGGAAGCTGCCCTGCCAGGTGTTGGCCATCAGCCGGCCGTCGCTGGTGGCCTCCTCACCCCACGAGTACGTCGTGGTACTTCCGGCGCGGGCCGCATACTCCCATTCGGCCTCGGTCGGCAGCCGGCGCCCCGCCCAGCGCGCGTAGGCCGCGGCGTCGGGATAGGCGACCTGGACCACCGGGTGATCGGCGCGGTCGGCCACGTCGCTGTCGGGTCCGAACGGGTGACGCCAGCTCGCGCCCGGCACCCACTGCCACCACTGTCGCCAGTCGCGCAGGTCCACCGGCCCCGGGGTCGGGCGGAAAACCATTGCGCCCGGACACAGATCGTCGGGGTCCGCACCGGGGTACAGCGCCGGGTCGATCGGTTGCTCGGCCACCGTCGAATACCCGGTGGCGGCGACGAATTCGGCGAACTGCGCATTGGTCACCGGGTGCCGTTCCACCGCAAGGGGTCCGACCGTGACCGTGTGGATCGGCGCCTCTTCGGGGTAAAAGCTGGTCGAGCCCATGCGGAATGACCCGCCGGGGAGGTCGACCAGTTCGCTCAGCACGGGTCCAGGGTATGACGAACCCGGGTTCAGGCCTTGGTGGGCGTTTTTCGATCGCGTTGGCGCCACCAGCCGACCAGGAACAGGGTCAGCGCGACGACCAACCCGATCAGCACCCACAGCACGATGGCCTGGTCCACCCACGAGCCGTACGGCGGGCTGCCCGGCAGGATGTTGCGCAGCGGGACGATGGCGAACAGCATTGCGCCGTACCACGTCGTGAGCGGCGGCAAGAACGAGGTCCTGCCCAACGCCACGGGAATGGCCACCCACAGCGCCAAGACGGGCAGCGAGATCAACACCAAGCAGATCCCGACATCGAAGATCAGCTGGCCCTTGGCCCGGTGCAGCGTAATGATCAAGTCGTCCTTGACATCTGGGCTGGCGTCTTCCGCGGCGTGCACGCGGGTGACCGTGGCATCCCAGCCGTCCAGCCGCCCGGTGGCTTCGACTCGCGCCGCCGTCTTCTCCCGATGCGACCCGGATCCGGTGAAGACGTCGGCCGAGATGACCCCCGTCTCGTACGAATCGAACGGCCAGTTCGCGGGGTCACCGTGCGCCTCGATCGTCGTACTCACTTGCGCCGGGGCCTTTCCCACCGGGTACTGCAGGTCGCCCAGGTCGTTGTCCGGGTACAGGCGCACCGCGGCGTCGGTGGTCAGCACGCCGAAGTTCTTGTCGTACAACGTATCTTTGGGATAGACCAGCACATTGACCGTCAGCCGGTTGGCCACGGTGTCCAGCTTCTCGAGGCGCACCTGCACGACGCTGTCCTCGGCCTCGAACTTGCTCAGGTCCACCGCGGGCAGGGCGGGCGCCGATTTGGCCAACAGGTGCACGGCGATCAGCGACAGCACGTAGATGACGACCAGGAAGGCGACGATCCCGAACGCAATCGCGGCCTGCCGTCCGCGCGCACCGGCCGGTGTCGCGGGCCGGGAGGTCATTGGGCCATCACGCAGCGTGATGCTAGCAGCGCACCCGGCACTTTTCAGCGGATAACGACGCGGGCGCCGGGCCCGCGATTCCACCGATCCGGCACCGGCGGCGGCCCTCGCCTCGCGCGGTCGGGTCAGTCACGCGAAAAGGCCAGCGCGATCTCGGTTTCCACGTCTCGATAGGAGCGACCGGACAGGTCGACGGTGACCTGCGCGATGGTTCCGCCGGTGAATGCGAAGGGCGCTTTGAAGCGGCTGGACACACCCGATCCGCCGTTGCGCCCCACCGTGATGCCGGCGCCCGCCAGGCCGAAGGTGCCGGGGTGGGTGATCACCCCGGCGAGCGTTCCGACGACCTCGTCGTCGATGAACAGCGTGAGGTCTCCGAGCGGCGTGTGAGAATTTTCGACCGTCCCGGTCCGCGAGTAGCTGGCGCCGAACAGATGCCTGCCCAACGGCACGGGCTGTGACGAGGAGACTTCCTGCTGGCGCTCGCCGAGGAAGTTGTACACGTAATGCAGCCGCCCGTCCTGGATGAACAACACGTGCCCCCCGTGCGCGCCGCCCTGCTTGAACAGCACGCCCTCAGCGCCGGTGGTATCGATGGTCACCTCGGCCAACACCGAGAACGACCGGCCGCCGATTTCGGCGGCGGCGCCGATGCCCACATCCGCGCAATCGGGATAGTAGATGTAGGTGGACCGTTCGCCGACCAGATATGGTCGCGAGCGCCCCAGGGTCTCCAGGATGTTGAAATCCGACAGCGGCAGCCCGTTGTACTTGGCGGCCTCCGAGAACCACAACGCCTTGAGTTCCTCGAGTTTCTCCGGCTTTTCCGCCGCGAGGTCGTGGCACTGGCTGCGGTCGGCCTCGATGTGGAACAGTTCCCAACGGTCGGCGTCGAAATGCGACCAGCCGGCCGGTGTGGCCGCGTGCACGGTGTTGGCGAACCACCCTTCGTGCCAGATCCCGCGGGTACCCAACATGGTGTAGAACTGGGTGCTTTTGCCGGTGGCGGCGCCCGGATCAGTAAGGGCCCCTTTGAAACTCACGCCATCGAGTGGCTTCTGCGCGATGCCCTTGACGGTGTCCGGCGGCGTCAGCCCGAGCAAGTCGTAGACGGTCGGAGTGATGTCGCAGACGTTGACGTAGTGGTCACGAACCTCGCCGTGTGCGGCAATCCCGTTGGGCCAGGAGATGATTGCGGTGTCGGCGATCCCGCCCTCGTGGGAGGCGTAGCGCTTGTAGAGCTTGTAGGGAGTGTTGAACGCCATCGCCCACCCGATCGGGTAATGGTTGTAGGTCTGCGGCCCGCCCAGATGCTCGAACAGCTTCATGCTCTCTTCGACGGTGTCGATGTAGCCGTTGAAGAACTTGCCCTCGTTGACCGATCCGTTCGGGCCGCCCTCGCCGCTGGCGCCGTTGTCGGAGATCACCACGATGATGGTGTTGTCGATCTGGCCCGATTCCTCGAGATAGTCCAGGATCCGGCCGATCTGGGCGTCGGTGTAGCTCAGGAACCCGGCGAACACTTCGGCCATCCGGGAAAACAGCTTCTTCTCCTCGTCGGTCAGCGAGTCCCACGGGCGCACCGTGTCCTGCAGGGGCCACTCCTGGCCGTCGGGCCCCTTCACGTCGAGGTACGGGTTGACCGGCGAGAGTTCGGTGTCCGGCGGCACGATTCCCATCGACTTCTGCTTTTCCAGCACGATCTCGCGGTAGCGCTCGTAGCCCATGTCGAAGCGGCCCGTGTAGCGGTCGGCCCATTCGGAGAAGACGTGATGTGGCGCGTGCCCGGCGCCGGGGCACACGTAGGAGAACCAAGGCTTCTCGGGCGCAATCACTTTGGCGTCACGGATGAATTCGATCGTCTTGTCGGCGAGGTCCTTGGAGAGGTGGTAGCCGTCCTCCGGGGTGGCCGGCGGGTTCACGGGATGGTTGTCGTACACCAGGTCGGGGTACCACTGGTCGGTCTCCCCGCCCAGGAACCCGTAGAACCGTTCGAAGCCACGGGAGATCGGCCAGTGCCGCTTCGTCGACGCCAGGTTCGATTCCTCCAGCGGCGTCAGGTGCCACTTGCCCACGCAGTAGGTGTTGTACCCCTGCTCGGCGAGAGCCTCGGACAGCAGGGCGGTGTCGAACGGGATGCGGCCGTTGGCGTTCGGGAAGCCCTCGGTGAACTCCTCGATGGTGGCCATGCCCACGGTCGTGGCGTTGCGCCCGGTGAGCAACGACGCGCGGGTCGGCGAACACAGCGCGGTGGTGTGAAACTGCGAAAGCCGGACGCCGCGCTCGGCGATGCGCGACATCGTGGGCATCTCGACCAAGCCGCCGAAGCAGTCCCAGGTCGCGATGCCCGTGTCGTCCCACACCAGATAAAGGACGTTCGGTGCGTCCTGTGGCGCGGTCGGCGCGGCGTAGGGGCCCCAATCCGGTTCGGAATCCCGGATATCCAGCTCGATTTTGCCGTTGAACTCGCCGCGGAAGTCAGGAGACATGCGCCGAGCGTAACGCCACTGCGAGAATTCGGCCGTTCTTTCGCAGTGAGGTTACGCTCGGCGAACGCACATACGCGTGAGGGGTTATTTCGCCTTTTCCAGAATTTCGACGAGCCGCCAGCGCTTGGTGGCCGACGTCGGGCGCGTCTCCATCAGCGAGACGCGGTCGCCGATCCCGGCGGTGCTGTTCTCGTCGTGCGCCTTGACCTTCGTGGTGGTCCGGATGATCTTGCCGTACAGCGGGTGACGCACGCGGTCTTCCAGTTCGACCACGATGGTCTTCTGCATCTTGTCGCTCACCACGTAACCGATGCGCATCTTGCGCCGGCCGCGCACCTTCGGGTTCGCCGGGGTGTTCTTGGGGCCCTTGTCCTTTGAGGCGGCCTGCGCTGCAGCGGCCTTCTTGGGGGCGGCCTTCTTGGCTTCTGCCATCACGATTCCTTACCATCGGGCCCGGAAGCCAGGCCCAGTTCTCGTTCGCGC
The sequence above is drawn from the Mycobacterium marseillense genome and encodes:
- a CDS encoding arylsulfatase, producing the protein MSPDFRGEFNGKIELDIRDSEPDWGPYAAPTAPQDAPNVLYLVWDDTGIATWDCFGGLVEMPTMSRIAERGVRLSQFHTTALCSPTRASLLTGRNATTVGMATIEEFTEGFPNANGRIPFDTALLSEALAEQGYNTYCVGKWHLTPLEESNLASTKRHWPISRGFERFYGFLGGETDQWYPDLVYDNHPVNPPATPEDGYHLSKDLADKTIEFIRDAKVIAPEKPWFSYVCPGAGHAPHHVFSEWADRYTGRFDMGYERYREIVLEKQKSMGIVPPDTELSPVNPYLDVKGPDGQEWPLQDTVRPWDSLTDEEKKLFSRMAEVFAGFLSYTDAQIGRILDYLEESGQIDNTIIVVISDNGASGEGGPNGSVNEGKFFNGYIDTVEESMKLFEHLGGPQTYNHYPIGWAMAFNTPYKLYKRYASHEGGIADTAIISWPNGIAAHGEVRDHYVNVCDITPTVYDLLGLTPPDTVKGIAQKPLDGVSFKGALTDPGAATGKSTQFYTMLGTRGIWHEGWFANTVHAATPAGWSHFDADRWELFHIEADRSQCHDLAAEKPEKLEELKALWFSEAAKYNGLPLSDFNILETLGRSRPYLVGERSTYIYYPDCADVGIGAAAEIGGRSFSVLAEVTIDTTGAEGVLFKQGGAHGGHVLFIQDGRLHYVYNFLGERQQEVSSSQPVPLGRHLFGASYSRTGTVENSHTPLGDLTLFIDDEVVGTLAGVITHPGTFGLAGAGITVGRNGGSGVSSRFKAPFAFTGGTIAQVTVDLSGRSYRDVETEIALAFSRD
- a CDS encoding formylglycine-generating enzyme family protein; this translates as MLSELVDLPGGSFRMGSTSFYPEEAPIHTVTVGPLAVERHPVTNAQFAEFVAATGYSTVAEQPIDPALYPGADPDDLCPGAMVFRPTPGPVDLRDWRQWWQWVPGASWRHPFGPDSDVADRADHPVVQVAYPDAAAYARWAGRRLPTEAEWEYAARAGSTTTYSWGEEATSDGRLMANTWQGSFPYRNDGALGWVGTSPVGTFAPNAFGLVDMIGNVWEWTATEFSAHHRLDSPPKACCAPSGPADPAVSQTLKGGSHLCAPEYCHRYRPAARSPQSQDSATTHIGFRCVADSRSR
- the rplX gene encoding 50S ribosomal protein L24; the encoded protein is MKVKKDDTVLVIAGKDKGAKGKVLKVYPERNRVLVEGVNAIKKHTAVSTNQRGAQSGGIVTQEAPIDASNVMVVDSDGKPTRVGYRVDEETGKRVRISKRNGKDI
- the rplN gene encoding 50S ribosomal protein L14 yields the protein MIQQESRLKVADNTGAKEILCIRVLGGSSRRYAGIGDVIVATVKDAIPGGNVKRGDVVKAVVVRTVKERRRPDGSYIKFDENAAVIIKPDNDPRGTRIFGPVGRELREKRFMKIISLAPEVL
- the rplE gene encoding 50S ribosomal protein L5; the encoded protein is MTTAEKVQPRLKERYRNEIRDALHKEFGYGNVMQIPTVTKVVVNMGVGDAARDAKLINGAVSDLALITGQRPEIRRARKSIAQFKLREGMPIGARVTLRGDRMWEFLDRLTSIALPRIRDFRGLSPKQFDGVGNYTFGLAEQSVFHEIDVDKIDRVRGMDINVVTSATTDEEGRALLRALGFPFKEN
- the rpsQ gene encoding 30S ribosomal protein S17, whose amino-acid sequence is MAEAKKAAPKKAAAAQAASKDKGPKNTPANPKVRGRRKMRIGYVVSDKMQKTIVVELEDRVRHPLYGKIIRTTTKVKAHDENSTAGIGDRVSLMETRPTSATKRWRLVEILEKAK
- a CDS encoding type Z 30S ribosomal protein S14 → MAKKALVNKAARKPKFAVRGYTRCNRCGRPRAVFRKFGLCRICLREMAHAGELPGVQKSSW
- a CDS encoding DUF4436 domain-containing protein, with the translated sequence MTSRPATPAGARGRQAAIAFGIVAFLVVIYVLSLIAVHLLAKSAPALPAVDLSKFEAEDSVVQVRLEKLDTVANRLTVNVLVYPKDTLYDKNFGVLTTDAAVRLYPDNDLGDLQYPVGKAPAQVSTTIEAHGDPANWPFDSYETGVISADVFTGSGSHREKTAARVEATGRLDGWDATVTRVHAAEDASPDVKDDLIITLHRAKGQLIFDVGICLVLISLPVLALWVAIPVALGRTSFLPPLTTWYGAMLFAIVPLRNILPGSPPYGSWVDQAIVLWVLIGLVVALTLFLVGWWRQRDRKTPTKA
- a CDS encoding HNH endonuclease signature motif containing protein, with amino-acid sequence MFDEAGRLAGIAALEELIERCHPSVTAESAALLVHVGMVARVENRAAAAQLVAVGELFAYRLSRCAETEDWAIDTEAAVAAEVAAELRVGQGLAASRVRYARALRERLPKVGAVFAAGDIDYRMFQTIVFRTDLIVDPDVLASVDAVLASNVGRWPSLSQGRLAAQVDKVVAHADADAVRRRQEHADGRQVWFADMGDGLAHVEGTLASPDAHALDKRLEALAATVCARDPRIREQRRADALGALAADAERLGCRCGRAECAAGGRGASPVVIHVIAEQASLNGCGSVPAAEIGAEGLIPPELLAELAASAKLVPLIHPGDAPPEPGYVPSTGLAAFVRCRDLTCRWPGCDRPATACDLDHTIPYAEGGPTHAANLKALCRTHHLVKTFWGWREKQLADGTLILTSPAGCTYVTTPGSALLFPSLCAATGAIPAPEADPPPNYCTARTAMMPQRRRTRTQDRATRVATERKHNRDARLARRAPSATCSWPAVYGPDDDPPPF